Proteins encoded in a region of the Stieleria neptunia genome:
- a CDS encoding serine/threonine-protein kinase, with the protein MPDRNTIETIFLEAVELPADQLASFLDRRCGGDRELRDAVMELIEADRQAGDGAFLRSQLFTKDNLDEAATPIPDRPTNDDADRFRILRAYRQGGLGEVLLAHDRQLDRDVAIKQIKPRWADSEEARQRFIQEAKVTGRLEHPGIVPVYAMGTWPDGQHYYAMRFIEGDTMKDSIDRYHRPLQHSDSTDVKGLQLRELLSRFVDVCNTIQYAHSKRVLHRDIKPSNIMVGPYGETLVVDWGLAKLLDEPVEESMTADLARAIAKGSGSTPTRIGGTVGTPQYMSPEQAQGKLESIGTRTDVYLLGATLYQILTGRPPHQDDSISRLLKKIAAGTLTRPRQIAADIAPPLESICLKAMAADPSDRYADPNQIADDVHRWMADQAVSVHKDPVSVRVNRWMRRHRTATSTLAVTLLLLAIGGVFGSILWNVANVRKLQAEQERRSKRLELDAKDRQRIAELQTTADAAETLAAIEVSRDRYTSALNVLRNTLPGVRSEPRLIEQADRIEQQADRIESLVDFYALAETVEQQNVLSRDTKALLACTTALKRLGIWDRTDWWTGLPDQDLSAEQIDRLRWDVYQQLMLMDAMLVKSIGIRLTGEGRVGGPSALLRAAGRLLTTNAGKAEAEAALVVSDRIDRFRLSESTRLYRSIANMRLGTGARLQGKDLGQTRNGPDAHSLAVLSMIAAIDPSFKLVFRGYQGDDALLTARDLFGRSAALNPNYYGTHLGLGQVHYLIAQRISDRRPDDLQWEDLAPALHSFGQCITLLPQRCFAFADRSSIYRWQARLIADDERYSPAERRRRATERLQWSLEDAQRAMQSYDVHPWVGWQAGQAFAELAQVDRALQLWIQTAIDTYPLGEIADMRFVAVDDLRGRAAIGDWLQQQLARPESQIRFNPVDGFTALAGVRLNQTRQDEALAAIESALDIDPNNLHARAIRGMILLRQRGFETAESDFQAVCDADPDHPLGTFGLAQCREHEGRLSEAAEMFSIAEHAALTGENQAAAALGRCRTAALSGDLAAAEAAVGRAIDLEPACDLLASVRSIATELSRRKRSPDVDEMQIAALEAFIKSLAKLPRATKIDVMPAADPRRSSAASILNGGFELDSIRYWNSISGAKWETTPGFASSAQISPEAHSGNRSLRLTVSAADGDGVANASGRTGQEFSVVAGQRYRLSCWAKAERLAAGAMRIVGPAGETLIEFDPGSYDWRRVAAPLIVTQTADGRRVAAGTIVPVRIQIVARGDGTLWLDDFMCQSTP; encoded by the coding sequence ATGCCCGACCGCAACACCATCGAGACGATTTTTCTGGAGGCCGTCGAACTGCCGGCGGACCAGCTTGCATCGTTTCTCGATCGCCGCTGCGGTGGTGATAGGGAACTGCGGGACGCGGTGATGGAGTTGATCGAAGCCGACCGGCAAGCGGGCGACGGGGCGTTTCTACGGTCTCAACTGTTCACAAAAGACAACCTCGACGAAGCCGCGACTCCGATTCCCGACAGGCCGACCAACGACGACGCGGATCGTTTCCGGATCCTCCGTGCCTATCGCCAGGGAGGACTCGGCGAAGTGCTGCTGGCCCATGACCGACAACTCGATCGCGACGTCGCGATCAAACAAATCAAACCCCGCTGGGCCGACAGCGAGGAAGCGAGGCAGCGGTTCATTCAAGAAGCCAAGGTGACCGGTCGGCTGGAGCACCCGGGGATCGTGCCCGTCTATGCGATGGGCACCTGGCCCGATGGTCAGCACTATTACGCGATGCGTTTTATCGAAGGCGACACGATGAAAGACAGCATCGATCGCTACCATCGACCGCTGCAACACTCCGACTCCACCGACGTCAAAGGGCTGCAACTGCGCGAGCTGTTGTCACGATTCGTCGATGTCTGCAACACGATTCAGTACGCCCACAGCAAACGCGTCCTGCACCGGGACATCAAACCGTCCAACATCATGGTCGGCCCCTATGGTGAAACACTGGTCGTCGACTGGGGGCTGGCCAAGTTGTTGGACGAACCGGTCGAAGAATCGATGACGGCCGATCTGGCCCGAGCGATTGCCAAGGGAAGCGGATCAACGCCCACACGCATCGGCGGAACCGTGGGCACGCCGCAATACATGAGTCCCGAACAAGCCCAGGGAAAACTGGAATCCATCGGCACGCGGACGGACGTTTATTTGCTGGGCGCCACCCTGTATCAAATCCTGACCGGCCGTCCGCCGCATCAGGATGATTCGATCTCACGGTTGCTGAAAAAAATCGCCGCCGGAACGTTGACCCGGCCACGCCAGATCGCGGCCGACATCGCGCCGCCGCTGGAGTCGATCTGCTTGAAAGCGATGGCTGCCGATCCCAGCGATCGATACGCCGATCCCAACCAGATCGCCGACGACGTCCATCGCTGGATGGCCGATCAAGCGGTCTCGGTCCACAAGGATCCCGTTTCAGTTCGCGTCAATCGCTGGATGCGACGACACCGCACCGCCACCAGCACGCTCGCCGTGACGCTGCTCTTGTTGGCCATCGGCGGCGTCTTCGGTTCCATTCTGTGGAATGTGGCCAACGTGCGAAAACTGCAAGCCGAACAGGAACGGCGCAGCAAGCGACTGGAACTCGATGCCAAAGACCGACAACGGATCGCGGAGTTGCAAACCACCGCCGACGCCGCCGAAACCCTGGCGGCGATCGAGGTGTCTCGCGATCGATACACCTCGGCGCTAAACGTCTTGCGGAACACGCTGCCGGGTGTGCGATCGGAACCTCGGCTGATCGAACAAGCCGATCGAATCGAACAGCAAGCCGATCGAATCGAGTCGCTCGTCGATTTTTATGCGCTCGCCGAAACCGTCGAGCAACAAAACGTGCTGAGCCGAGACACCAAGGCCTTGCTGGCCTGCACCACCGCACTGAAACGACTCGGCATCTGGGACCGCACCGATTGGTGGACCGGGCTGCCCGATCAAGACCTCTCGGCCGAACAGATCGATCGCCTGCGATGGGATGTTTATCAACAGCTGATGTTGATGGATGCGATGCTGGTCAAATCGATCGGAATCCGGCTGACCGGCGAGGGTCGTGTCGGCGGCCCGAGCGCGTTGCTGCGTGCCGCCGGCCGATTGCTGACGACCAATGCCGGAAAAGCCGAAGCGGAAGCGGCGCTGGTGGTCAGTGACCGCATCGATCGGTTTCGACTATCCGAATCCACACGCCTGTATCGATCGATCGCAAACATGCGACTGGGCACGGGCGCCCGATTGCAAGGAAAGGATTTGGGGCAGACACGCAACGGCCCCGATGCGCATTCCCTGGCCGTGCTCAGCATGATCGCCGCGATCGACCCCAGTTTTAAATTGGTCTTTCGCGGCTACCAGGGTGACGACGCACTGCTCACGGCACGCGATCTGTTCGGACGCTCGGCCGCACTGAACCCGAATTATTACGGAACCCATTTGGGGCTCGGGCAAGTCCATTATTTGATCGCCCAGCGGATCAGCGATCGGCGTCCCGACGATCTGCAATGGGAAGACCTGGCTCCGGCGCTGCATTCCTTCGGTCAGTGCATCACGTTGTTGCCCCAACGCTGCTTTGCCTTCGCCGATCGCTCCAGCATCTATCGTTGGCAGGCCCGATTGATCGCCGACGACGAACGTTACAGCCCGGCCGAACGTCGCCGCCGTGCGACCGAACGGCTGCAATGGAGTCTCGAGGACGCCCAGCGGGCGATGCAATCCTATGACGTGCATCCCTGGGTCGGATGGCAGGCCGGCCAGGCGTTCGCCGAACTGGCGCAAGTCGATCGAGCCCTACAGCTTTGGATTCAAACCGCCATCGATACCTATCCCCTGGGAGAAATCGCCGACATGCGTTTCGTCGCCGTCGACGACCTGCGGGGACGGGCAGCAATCGGCGACTGGTTGCAACAACAACTCGCTCGACCCGAATCGCAAATTCGTTTCAACCCGGTCGACGGCTTCACCGCACTGGCCGGCGTTCGACTCAATCAAACCCGCCAGGACGAGGCGCTCGCGGCGATCGAATCGGCGCTCGACATCGATCCGAACAACCTGCACGCGCGGGCGATCCGTGGCATGATCTTGTTGCGTCAGCGCGGCTTCGAAACGGCCGAGTCCGATTTCCAGGCCGTGTGTGATGCCGATCCCGATCATCCCCTGGGAACATTCGGCCTGGCGCAGTGCCGTGAACACGAGGGGCGATTGAGCGAAGCAGCGGAGATGTTTTCGATCGCAGAGCATGCCGCACTGACCGGCGAAAATCAGGCCGCGGCCGCGCTGGGACGTTGCCGCACCGCGGCCTTGTCCGGCGATCTGGCCGCTGCGGAGGCTGCCGTTGGACGCGCGATCGACCTCGAACCCGCTTGCGATCTCCTCGCCTCCGTTCGCTCCATCGCGACCGAACTGAGTCGCCGAAAACGTTCCCCAGACGTCGACGAAATGCAAATCGCCGCGTTGGAAGCGTTCATCAAATCGCTCGCCAAATTGCCTCGAGCGACCAAGATCGACGTGATGCCCGCCGCCGACCCCCGACGATCGTCCGCGGCCTCGATCCTCAATGGCGGCTTCGAACTCGATTCGATCCGCTACTGGAACTCCATTTCCGGAGCCAAGTGGGAAACCACGCCTGGGTTTGCATCCTCCGCCCAAATCAGCCCGGAGGCCCACTCGGGAAACCGCTCGCTGCGTCTCACCGTGTCCGCTGCCGACGGCGACGGTGTCGCCAACGCCTCGGGCCGAACCGGCCAGGAGTTTTCCGTCGTCGCCGGCCAGCGCTACCGACTCTCTTGTTGGGCCAAAGCCGAGCGACTGGCCGCCGGTGCGATGCGAATCGTCGGTCCCGCCGGCGAGACACTGATCGAGTTCGATCCCGGCAGCTATGACTGGCGCCGGGTGGCGGCACCGTTGATCGTGACGCAAACCGCCGACGGCCGACGCGTTGCTGCCGGTACCATCGTCCCGGTCCGGATCCAAATCGTCGCCCGCGGGGACGGGACGCTGTGGCTGGACGATTTCATGTGCCAGAGCACGCCGTAG